The genomic segment TTCCATTCGCGCAACACTACCATGTTCGCGCGAGGAGGCCGACTGAACTCAGACTTCTATCCAGTGCAAATCCTGCCCGGCACCGGTCGTCAGCCAGTCTTTATCGAACCTGTACAAGCTGCCGCCACGCGCCTGATCGTGCGACCGGGAGATCGAAACACCCATGAGATGGCACATCAGCAGCGTCCCGGCAGCGCCGTGGCCGGTAAAGAGCACAGGCACATCTTGGTCAATGCCGGTGAGGACATCCTGCACACCGCCGACGATGCGCTGTTGAGCGTCAATGGCGCGCTCCCAGCCTCGGACAGAAGTTGCCGGGTCTGCGAAGAAACGATCAGCTGTCTGCTCGAATTCGTCCGGTGGCAGAAAGCCTGTCGCGGACCGGTCATTTTCATGCAGGTCCTCCCTGATCCGGGGCTCCAGCGAGAGCTTGGCGGCAAAGTACCGGGCTGTTTCGATCGCTTTGGTTTCGCCGCTTGAGACGATGGCACCAATCTCGTTTGCGAAAGGCAGAGCCGTTGCCTGCTCGGCCCGAGCATGTCCGACCGGTGATAGTCCCCACTGTGGCACAGGCACGCCGGGGTCCACATTGACTTCAGGATGGGTCAGGTAAACGCACCAGGTCATCAGACGCGGTTCTCCAGCCAGCCGGTAATCAGTTCATAGGCAATCGAAATCGAAGGCGGGATCCTGTGTTCTTCCGGGTGCGTGCCGTCGAGCATTTGCCTTACTTCCGCGCGGTCGCACCATTTGCAGGCCTCCAGCTCGTCATCTGCGATTTCAATATCAAGTGACGTTGCCGTGCCAATGCAGCCGAGCATCAGGTTCGCGGGAAACGGCCAGGGCTGGTTGGAAACGAGAGATACGTCACCAACCCTGATCCTGCTTTCTTCGAAGACTTCGCGGCGCACCGCGTCCTCTATGGTCTCGCCTGGTTCCATGAAGCCGGCAAGGGTCGTGTAGACACCTTCCGGCAAACGGGCCGGACGTCCGAGCAAGGCTTTGTCCTCGTGGGTGATCAGCATGATGACGCAAGGATCGGTGCGTGGAAAATGCGCTGCGCCGCATGACGGGCAGTCCCGTCGGTATCCCGCCTCGGCCATGACGGTTTTCGCGCCGCAACGTGAGCACATCGGGTGCGTCCGGTGCCAATGGATCAGGGCCCGGGCCTGGGCGAGCGCGCTCAGGTCTTCGGCAGAAAAAGCGTTTTGCAGGGCGAGATTTCTGAGTTCCTGAACCAACAGGTCCGGATGTTCTGACAATTCTTCGTCGCTGCGCGGCAGGGTCGTTGCAAAGAGAGGCTGACCGGTGTCTGGCCGGAGACCAAGAAACACCATCTCGTCGGGCGAAGCACCCAGCTTCAGCGCCGAAGTGAGCGTGTGACCGATATGCGGATTTTCGCTCTTTTCAAAGACAAGCGTCTTGTCGGTCGAGAGAACAATCCGTGTGTCTGATCGTTCCAGCAGCGTTTTGAGATAGGCGGTATTGCCGCGCCGTTCCGACTGCCTGTCGAGAGTGTTGGCAATAAAGCTCATCTCCATTGCCTGGAGACTGGCGGCCGCTGCGCGCATGCTGAGATCCTTGAAAGAATATGGCAGGTCGTATTTGCGCCGGACTTTAGGGCGGTGCGCAGGGTGTGTCCAGCAAGGCCCAGTCAGAGTTCGGATGCAATTGCGTCCCGCAACCGGCCGATCAGGGTGTCGGCCTGCTCAGTCTGATAGTCTTCCCGCGGAACCGTACCCCAGATCGGGCCGGGCCAGGCCTTGTCGCTGCGAAAGCGGGCAATGACGTGGACATGAAGCTGAGACACCTGATTGCCGAGCGCTCCGACATTCAGCTTTTCGCAGTCGGTCACGGATCGCAAGAGCCGGCTCATCAGCGCAATTTCTCTCATGAGCTGCTGTTGGTCGGCATCGCTGAGATCAATGATTTCAACCAGGTCGGGCTTCTGTGGCACAAGCAGTAGCCATGGATAGTTTGCGTCCTTCATGAGCCGGACCGTCGATAGCGTAAGGTCGGCAACAAAAAGGCTGTCGCCTTCGAGGCGGGGATTGAGGGCAAAGGAAGACATGTTGGGCGAACCGCTTTGCTGATAAGTTTCTTCTGGCCCCTGCAAGGCAGCGCCCAGATTGCATTCGGTGAGCATATGGGTAGATTGCTGGAGAAGCGATCCTGTTTTTCGCGCGTCCTCGCGCTTACTCTCTTTCTTGCAGCGGATTTATCATGTCCTTGGAAATGCTCTTGAGTTTCGCACTTGTCGCAGGTCTTCTCGTGATGTCGCCCG from the Roseibium sp. HPY-6 genome contains:
- the nudC gene encoding NAD(+) diphosphatase encodes the protein MRAAAASLQAMEMSFIANTLDRQSERRGNTAYLKTLLERSDTRIVLSTDKTLVFEKSENPHIGHTLTSALKLGASPDEMVFLGLRPDTGQPLFATTLPRSDEELSEHPDLLVQELRNLALQNAFSAEDLSALAQARALIHWHRTHPMCSRCGAKTVMAEAGYRRDCPSCGAAHFPRTDPCVIMLITHEDKALLGRPARLPEGVYTTLAGFMEPGETIEDAVRREVFEESRIRVGDVSLVSNQPWPFPANLMLGCIGTATSLDIEIADDELEACKWCDRAEVRQMLDGTHPEEHRIPPSISIAYELITGWLENRV
- a CDS encoding HIT family protein, producing MLTECNLGAALQGPEETYQQSGSPNMSSFALNPRLEGDSLFVADLTLSTVRLMKDANYPWLLLVPQKPDLVEIIDLSDADQQQLMREIALMSRLLRSVTDCEKLNVGALGNQVSQLHVHVIARFRSDKAWPGPIWGTVPREDYQTEQADTLIGRLRDAIASEL
- a CDS encoding histidine phosphatase family protein is translated as MTWCVYLTHPEVNVDPGVPVPQWGLSPVGHARAEQATALPFANEIGAIVSSGETKAIETARYFAAKLSLEPRIREDLHENDRSATGFLPPDEFEQTADRFFADPATSVRGWERAIDAQQRIVGGVQDVLTGIDQDVPVLFTGHGAAGTLLMCHLMGVSISRSHDQARGGSLYRFDKDWLTTGAGQDLHWIEV